From one Citrobacter sp. Marseille-Q6884 genomic stretch:
- a CDS encoding DNA adenine methylase — translation MIRSPIKWAGGKTRVMPQLLEHLPKADCLIEPFVGSGTVFMNTDYRRYVLCDSNRALINFFLQLRDDTERLIAVARDMFKHGNSKSWYYGERDQFNTLSWDDSERDCYATLWAASFLYLNRHCYNGLYRTNKKGGFNVPFGSFKAPYFPEVEMRMFAEKARDTHAIFLCNDFRTSIPYIAKNSTDSVIYCDPPYIPTSKTANFTAYGKPFTLDDHRALVSILLDVNRQHDTRSVISNSDTPETREIYSAFNLHALSVRRSVSAKSRDMAGEVIGVLRVCDGCGRAGGGFCPDCGPVMGNATYDEMFLGFDPAKGCETQEPF, via the coding sequence ATGATCAGATCACCAATCAAATGGGCGGGCGGTAAAACTCGCGTTATGCCGCAGCTGCTGGAGCACTTGCCGAAGGCCGATTGTCTGATTGAGCCATTCGTTGGCAGCGGTACCGTATTTATGAATACGGATTACCGCCGTTATGTTCTCTGCGATAGCAATCGCGCGCTGATTAACTTCTTTCTTCAGTTGAGGGATGACACAGAGCGCCTGATCGCTGTTGCTAGGGACATGTTCAAGCACGGCAACAGTAAAAGCTGGTATTACGGCGAGCGTGACCAGTTCAATACTCTGTCATGGGATGACTCGGAAAGGGATTGTTACGCGACGTTGTGGGCGGCGTCTTTCTTGTACCTGAATCGTCATTGCTACAACGGCCTGTATCGTACGAATAAAAAGGGCGGCTTCAATGTCCCGTTTGGCAGCTTCAAGGCACCCTATTTTCCAGAAGTTGAAATGCGCATGTTTGCCGAAAAGGCGCGGGACACTCACGCAATCTTTCTTTGTAATGACTTTCGCACCTCCATTCCATACATCGCGAAGAACAGCACTGATTCTGTAATTTACTGCGATCCGCCGTACATCCCGACCAGCAAAACAGCCAATTTCACCGCCTACGGCAAGCCGTTCACGTTAGATGACCACCGCGCGCTTGTTTCAATCCTGCTTGATGTTAATCGCCAGCACGACACGCGATCGGTGATCTCCAACAGCGATACCCCGGAAACCCGCGAGATCTATTCCGCTTTCAATCTCCACGCCCTCAGCGTTCGTCGCTCTGTTAGCGCCAAAAGTCGCGATATGGCTGGCGAAGTTATTGGCGTTCTTCGCGTGTGTGATGGTTGCGGCCGTGCTGGCGGTGGTTTCTGCCCGGATTGTGGCCCGGTAATGGGGAATGCGACTTACGACGAGATGTTTTTAGGATTCGACCCTGCCAAAGGCTGTGAAACACAGGAGCCTTTCTGA
- a CDS encoding membrane protein: protein MEVNSSGDQNRTAGRDFTENRVQIDKFDGRHTINIAIPSDTHDERPLVRAQRKELNALVALVSDSYGNEAYEIWQKLHAEIGVSSIEEMTVNQYQTAVSFLQSMLERAKDKDASKALVSLLLRNSEDSELRQKLIRYCHVNFGTGRLNDLTRNQLQMCLSWLDQQTQDIPPSPPRENHSPLDVTTLLRSHAKEFIVIFLIGFLLGSLFF, encoded by the coding sequence ATGGAAGTGAATTCCTCTGGAGATCAAAACCGCACCGCTGGACGCGACTTCACAGAAAACCGCGTTCAGATCGATAAATTTGATGGTCGTCACACCATCAACATTGCGATTCCCTCAGATACTCACGATGAGCGTCCTTTGGTTAGGGCGCAGAGAAAAGAACTTAATGCCCTAGTAGCGCTTGTTTCTGATTCCTACGGCAATGAAGCATATGAGATCTGGCAAAAGCTGCATGCAGAGATTGGCGTTTCGAGTATCGAAGAAATGACCGTCAACCAATATCAGACTGCAGTTAGCTTTTTGCAGTCCATGCTCGAACGCGCTAAGGATAAAGATGCAAGTAAAGCACTTGTTAGCCTTCTCCTTCGAAATAGTGAAGACAGCGAATTGAGGCAGAAACTGATTCGTTATTGCCATGTTAACTTCGGAACTGGTCGACTGAATGACCTAACACGCAACCAGCTTCAAATGTGTTTATCGTGGCTGGACCAGCAAACACAAGATATTCCGCCTTCTCCCCCGAGAGAGAATCACTCTCCATTGGATGTCACTACATTGCTGCGATCCCACGCTAAAGAATTCATTGTCATCTTCTTAATTGGTTTCCTGTTAGGTTCATTATTTTTCTGA
- a CDS encoding DNA adenine methylase translates to MSYLGSKAASGVYQKIIAEMPPHDTYIETHLGGGAVMLRKPPAKVSWGIDIDPLTIEAFNQSNHEFLDALGDSLFIDVGDAVTFLERFDYSYAGRVLIYADPPYLHETRSSSARYRCEYSVKNHERLLTRLRDLPDNVSVILSGYPSGFYDRMLHDWRAREFQAMTRGGVRTEKIWMNYQEGRAYSHTFAGKNYNDRYRIKRKAQRWKEKFAVLPPAERLAIMVALGEVDQV, encoded by the coding sequence ATGAGCTATCTGGGAAGCAAAGCGGCGAGCGGTGTTTATCAAAAAATTATTGCCGAGATGCCACCGCATGACACGTACATCGAAACTCACTTGGGCGGTGGCGCTGTCATGCTACGTAAGCCACCGGCGAAAGTCAGTTGGGGGATTGATATTGATCCGCTGACCATTGAGGCATTTAACCAGAGTAATCATGAATTTCTGGATGCTCTGGGCGATAGTCTGTTTATTGACGTCGGCGACGCGGTGACGTTTTTGGAGCGCTTTGATTATTCTTATGCTGGCCGGGTGCTGATCTACGCTGATCCGCCTTATCTGCATGAAACGCGAAGCAGCTCTGCGCGCTATCGGTGCGAGTATTCTGTTAAAAACCATGAACGATTGCTGACGCGTTTACGCGATCTCCCGGATAACGTCAGCGTAATTTTATCGGGCTATCCGTCAGGATTTTATGACCGCATGTTACATGACTGGCGCGCCCGAGAGTTTCAGGCAATGACGCGCGGCGGGGTGAGGACAGAGAAGATCTGGATGAACTACCAAGAGGGGCGCGCTTATTCGCATACTTTTGCAGGTAAAAATTACAATGATCGCTATCGAATCAAGCGAAAGGCGCAGCGCTGGAAGGAAAAATTTGCAGTGTTACCGCCTGCTGAGCGCCTGGCGATTATGGTGGCGCTCGGCGAGGTTGATCAGGTGTAA
- a CDS encoding replication endonuclease, translating to MSDLAALAWEWNTKRQAINPHKTESSAIEYLTPKGERRALAYGDLVDTVYRAPLRPREGEACEAFDRNGRANYLRRRVQALPAFIRKRFSQHLENLERSKPKDVVRWLFGTFERHVLRRVDAVNAQYLPQSTLPAILLPLRDDFHLLPWADKKRLKRLAYKLANLMKSEFMREFDFQYEQTSDLDFSSIYAYGAIASKAATLNIAIPGWARYCDEELDADEALRAAGRLHSEKWWLNKIRRIHDCWREHLMIATGYVSKVASPYCSDPCFREWVAQKKANFEFLQAMELEDQDTGERSSLLDKVMGSVSNPKIARHELMVRMRGFEDMANEMGLVGMFYTVTAPSRYHSTHVQSGRRNDKYQHASPRQTQKYLCKVWARVRAKWSREGIRTFGFRVAEPHHDGTPHWHLLLFLRPEEVENATAIFRKHAMKEDGNEKGASEHRFTVTPMDEQFGSATGYIAKYISKNIDGYGMDGEVDLESGQPVREMAKRVRAWASRWNIRQFQQIGGAPVTTWRELRRLGDRELVLHPELEAARAAADAPDWPGYTNAQGGPFVARDCLRVRLNYEFTENGNDYGDTVAKITGVYCPYTGSESVIFTRTTDYKIVPKRKPSPVEILTLEGRAAAPRSSVNNCTGRSGTDEKPPLKVAVPAGTTPSKPTMHAGIDHPDSQMTELPLNIEDLRRYSRQQRQEITSRLKNFGRESSDQAFERTARGLRTSVDDETALTWGPKVAAAKDMSLTPEEAEQRWRQQLRTEAELRADNYAAAVAEYQKKKAEAALRQVQKREAAKQGGVSQETIASIGAQLRSCRIFVSDDVVRSIAGGARVRHGGGLLAMNNGRLQEVKAWRAGEKDKLTSEYVAVCDLVTRWKKAAKRKRQD from the coding sequence ATGTCTGATCTCGCCGCGCTAGCATGGGAATGGAATACCAAACGGCAGGCCATCAACCCCCATAAAACCGAAAGTTCAGCCATTGAGTATCTGACACCGAAAGGCGAGCGCAGAGCGCTCGCTTATGGCGATCTGGTTGATACGGTCTACCGCGCACCATTGCGCCCGCGCGAGGGCGAGGCGTGTGAGGCATTTGATCGCAATGGCCGCGCTAACTACCTCCGCCGCCGGGTGCAGGCGCTCCCGGCGTTTATCCGTAAGCGCTTCTCGCAGCACCTTGAAAACCTCGAACGCAGCAAGCCAAAAGACGTTGTGCGCTGGCTGTTCGGTACGTTTGAGCGGCATGTTTTACGCCGTGTTGATGCGGTTAACGCGCAATACCTCCCACAAAGTACGCTCCCGGCGATCCTTCTCCCACTGCGCGATGACTTCCACCTGTTGCCATGGGCAGACAAAAAACGCCTGAAAAGACTGGCGTATAAGCTTGCGAATCTGATGAAAAGCGAGTTTATGCGCGAGTTTGATTTTCAGTATGAGCAAACATCCGATCTCGATTTTTCGTCGATTTACGCGTATGGGGCTATAGCGAGCAAAGCGGCGACGCTCAATATCGCGATCCCCGGATGGGCGCGTTATTGCGATGAAGAGTTGGACGCCGACGAGGCCCTGCGTGCCGCTGGCAGACTTCATTCCGAAAAATGGTGGCTTAACAAAATCCGCCGCATCCATGACTGCTGGCGCGAACATCTAATGATCGCGACCGGCTACGTCAGCAAAGTGGCTTCACCATATTGCTCTGATCCCTGCTTCAGAGAATGGGTGGCGCAGAAAAAAGCGAACTTCGAATTCCTTCAGGCGATGGAGCTGGAAGACCAGGACACCGGCGAGCGCAGCTCATTACTGGATAAGGTGATGGGTAGCGTTTCCAACCCGAAGATAGCGCGGCATGAGCTGATGGTGCGCATGCGCGGGTTTGAGGATATGGCGAATGAAATGGGGCTGGTTGGCATGTTCTACACGGTGACAGCGCCGTCGCGTTACCACTCAACGCATGTCCAGTCAGGCAGACGAAACGATAAGTACCAGCACGCCAGTCCGCGTCAGACGCAAAAATACCTTTGCAAAGTCTGGGCGCGCGTCAGAGCCAAATGGAGTCGCGAAGGTATTCGCACGTTTGGTTTTCGTGTTGCAGAGCCTCACCACGATGGAACCCCTCACTGGCATCTGTTGCTCTTCCTCCGTCCTGAGGAAGTAGAGAATGCAACAGCCATTTTCCGCAAACACGCCATGAAAGAGGACGGTAACGAGAAAGGTGCTTCAGAGCACCGTTTTACCGTTACGCCGATGGACGAGCAATTTGGGTCTGCAACAGGCTATATCGCGAAATACATCTCGAAAAACATCGATGGCTACGGCATGGATGGTGAAGTGGATCTTGAGTCAGGCCAGCCGGTCAGGGAGATGGCAAAGCGTGTACGCGCCTGGGCTTCACGCTGGAACATCCGCCAGTTTCAGCAGATTGGCGGCGCGCCGGTGACCACCTGGCGGGAGCTGCGCCGGTTAGGTGACCGTGAGTTGGTATTGCATCCGGAGCTGGAAGCGGCACGCGCCGCAGCCGATGCACCAGACTGGCCGGGATATACCAACGCTCAGGGCGGGCCATTTGTCGCGCGCGATTGCCTGCGCGTTCGGCTTAACTATGAATTCACCGAAAACGGCAATGATTATGGTGACACGGTCGCCAAAATTACTGGTGTTTATTGCCCTTATACGGGCAGCGAATCCGTCATTTTCACCCGCACCACCGATTACAAGATTGTGCCGAAGCGTAAGCCGTCGCCGGTCGAGATTTTGACCTTAGAAGGCCGCGCAGCGGCCCCTCGGAGTTCTGTCAATAACTGTACGGGGCGCTCCGGAACGGACGAAAAACCACCGTTAAAAGTGGCGGTGCCAGCTGGTACCACACCGTCAAAACCGACGATGCATGCCGGTATTGATCACCCGGACAGTCAGATGACAGAACTTCCGCTGAATATCGAAGATTTGCGCCGATATTCACGCCAGCAACGGCAGGAAATCACCAGCAGACTGAAAAACTTTGGCCGCGAAAGCTCAGATCAAGCCTTCGAGCGTACCGCGCGCGGTCTGCGCACGTCTGTTGATGATGAAACTGCGTTGACGTGGGGGCCAAAAGTGGCCGCAGCGAAAGATATGAGCCTGACACCAGAAGAGGCAGAACAGCGTTGGCGACAACAGCTGCGGACCGAAGCGGAGCTGCGTGCGGATAACTATGCCGCCGCAGTTGCGGAATACCAGAAGAAAAAAGCCGAAGCGGCGCTGCGGCAGGTACAGAAAAGAGAGGCTGCGAAACAAGGCGGGGTCAGCCAGGAAACCATCGCCAGCATCGGCGCGCAGCTGCGTAGTTGCAGGATTTTCGTCAGCGATGATGTTGTGAGGTCGATTGCTGGCGGTGCCCGCGTTCGCCACGGCGGCGGACTGCTCGCCATGAATAATGGCCGGTTGCAGGAAGTGAAGGCATGGCGTGCCGGTGAGAAAGATAAACTGACGTCTGAATACGTGGCGGTGTGTGACCTGGTCACGCGCTGGAAGAAGGCGGCTAAACGAAAAAGACAGGATTGA
- a CDS encoding phage portal protein — MSKQRPTRGRKYAREQADLAASLKASPEMNSFTFDGPWPVSGASDLLDNMYCADNGRYYETPIDWYGLARQFGYASWHQSALYFKRNVLAGCFIPHKLLSRQVFSAFALDWFVFGNGYLEMRKNRLGGSFGFRHSLAKYTRRGSDLDTYWFIQAGLQDHMFSTGSVCHVLSPDIHQEIYGMPEYFAGLLSANLAHSADKFRKLYYDNGSHAGCIVYVNSAMADQESLDKLKKTLTDTRRGGAFKNILLHAPNGGKDSVQILPFSQISAKDEFVGVKSSTRDDMLAAHRVPPQLMGAIPEGNGSFGDIEKAARVFAVNELTPCMEAMKHVNDWLGEEVIRFNPYALLEPTK, encoded by the coding sequence TTGAGCAAACAAAGACCCACACGCGGCAGGAAGTATGCCAGGGAGCAGGCAGATCTCGCCGCCTCACTGAAAGCGTCACCGGAGATGAACTCATTCACCTTCGACGGCCCATGGCCGGTGAGTGGTGCCAGCGACCTGCTTGATAACATGTATTGCGCAGACAACGGGCGATACTACGAAACCCCTATTGACTGGTATGGCCTCGCCCGTCAGTTTGGCTATGCGAGCTGGCACCAGTCGGCGCTTTATTTCAAGCGCAATGTCCTTGCCGGATGCTTTATCCCGCACAAACTTCTTTCCCGCCAGGTGTTCTCCGCCTTCGCACTGGACTGGTTTGTCTTCGGGAATGGCTATCTTGAGATGCGAAAAAACCGGCTTGGTGGTTCCTTTGGCTTTCGTCACTCGCTGGCGAAATACACACGCCGTGGTTCTGACCTGGACACTTACTGGTTTATTCAGGCCGGGCTACAGGATCACATGTTTTCAACGGGTTCGGTATGTCACGTTCTCAGCCCGGATATTCACCAGGAAATATACGGCATGCCTGAGTATTTCGCTGGCCTGCTGTCTGCAAACCTGGCCCATTCTGCTGACAAGTTCAGAAAGCTCTACTACGACAACGGCTCGCACGCTGGCTGCATCGTCTACGTTAACAGCGCGATGGCCGACCAGGAGAGCCTTGATAAGCTCAAAAAGACGCTGACGGATACCCGGCGCGGCGGGGCGTTTAAGAACATCCTTCTGCACGCACCTAACGGCGGCAAAGACTCCGTGCAAATACTGCCATTCAGCCAGATATCGGCTAAGGATGAGTTTGTGGGGGTGAAGTCTTCCACCCGCGATGACATGCTGGCAGCGCACCGGGTGCCGCCGCAACTGATGGGAGCCATTCCGGAAGGGAACGGTTCATTCGGTGATATTGAGAAAGCGGCTCGCGTGTTCGCCGTCAACGAGCTGACACCCTGCATGGAGGCCATGAAGCATGTTAACGACTGGCTGGGTGAGGAGGTGATTCGCTTCAACCCTTACGCATTGCTTGAACCCACGAAGTGA
- a CDS encoding DUF4761 family protein yields the protein MCPKNSRTMQRAYRVMNDGNYFGRDFALAEAMRTIDKLKNGGRNET from the coding sequence ATGTGTCCTAAAAACTCCAGAACAATGCAGCGCGCATATCGCGTGATGAATGATGGGAATTATTTCGGCAGAGACTTTGCATTAGCAGAGGCAATGCGAACCATTGATAAACTAAAAAATGGTGGAAGAAATGAAACTTGA
- a CDS encoding phage filamentation protein Fil family protein, whose amino-acid sequence MNDNTPSLASLLKHGCQVTHYSNTRGWIETPDGRFFKPEPNKVRFIKEMNKPFVYTVKINKGLLSAVIHLFKKWGCK is encoded by the coding sequence ATGAACGATAACACGCCGTCACTTGCCAGCCTGTTAAAGCATGGTTGTCAGGTTACGCATTACAGTAACACTCGCGGATGGATTGAAACTCCTGACGGACGTTTCTTTAAGCCAGAACCTAATAAGGTTCGTTTTATTAAAGAAATGAATAAACCGTTTGTTTACACGGTAAAAATAAATAAGGGTTTATTGAGTGCTGTAATCCACCTTTTTAAAAAGTGGGGCTGTAAATGA
- a CDS encoding 3'-5' exonuclease: MNNFMLDIRALGKAPDSPIFAVECVFFEPSTGQIGPQFYRAINIRTVGGIYPEAVLQLMKGDNAQRAEVISATCSEIDAIQSACRFINTTASKHEKLYCWSASNSADVATLAHALSRYGIPDQVLPPFEIRHLSTLIHIAGITGYTPHPRRSTATYMLTDAVYRAEQVCEVWQRLTSPHLESL, encoded by the coding sequence ATGAATAACTTCATGTTAGATATTCGCGCGCTGGGGAAAGCGCCAGACTCACCAATCTTTGCTGTTGAGTGCGTTTTCTTCGAGCCCTCGACAGGTCAGATTGGCCCGCAGTTCTATCGCGCCATAAATATCAGGACGGTAGGGGGCATTTATCCTGAAGCTGTTTTGCAGCTCATGAAGGGAGACAACGCGCAGCGCGCTGAGGTTATCAGTGCAACTTGCAGCGAGATTGACGCCATACAGTCCGCCTGCCGGTTTATTAATACCACTGCATCAAAACACGAAAAACTCTATTGCTGGTCTGCGAGCAATTCAGCTGATGTGGCTACGCTGGCTCATGCTCTCTCCCGCTATGGAATCCCAGACCAGGTTCTGCCGCCTTTCGAGATTCGGCATCTCTCTACGTTAATCCACATCGCCGGTATCACCGGATATACGCCGCACCCGCGCCGCTCGACGGCAACCTACATGCTGACCGATGCGGTATATCGGGCTGAGCAGGTTTGCGAGGTCTGGCAGCGCCTGACTTCCCCACACCTCGAATCGTTGTGA
- a CDS encoding BRCT domain-containing protein, which translates to MRTICFTGFGKKDKNELIEIAKARGYVVRSDVTKDLNYLCCGENAGPSKIKKASQQGSEVLSTEQFLNLSPLSDAQNIEGQKGNTPTFTIHDEHPLLDLIWSSIDTKDNLSIIYHGGERSGAARDILPLTLLDNFTLRAADLSSPTHPVKTFSLEKIEIPGVARLPSLPRKRNESKKKQYSVGLYKNIEEVHLAFADTLHGMGWHVATYQDDAGLCNRLDVCDFFKNGKPRKTPVVSLSFQPENQTRPFVCRCRDIEFTSTYAHLDNAAEMFISLAYAGSDDDAEVSN; encoded by the coding sequence ATGAGGACTATTTGTTTTACAGGTTTTGGGAAAAAAGACAAAAATGAGCTTATTGAAATTGCTAAGGCTCGTGGATATGTCGTTAGAAGTGATGTCACCAAGGATCTTAACTATCTCTGTTGCGGTGAAAATGCTGGTCCGAGCAAAATAAAAAAGGCATCTCAGCAAGGTTCAGAGGTGCTGTCGACCGAGCAATTTCTTAACCTATCCCCCTTGTCGGATGCGCAAAATATAGAAGGTCAAAAGGGCAATACACCAACATTTACAATCCATGATGAACACCCTCTTCTGGACCTGATCTGGTCGTCAATTGATACCAAAGATAATTTATCAATCATTTATCACGGAGGTGAACGATCCGGAGCAGCAAGAGATATCCTTCCTCTGACATTGCTTGATAACTTTACGCTGCGAGCAGCGGACCTATCATCTCCGACTCACCCGGTAAAAACATTCAGCTTGGAAAAAATTGAAATACCTGGTGTAGCAAGGCTCCCATCCCTGCCAAGAAAACGTAATGAGAGTAAGAAAAAACAATACTCCGTTGGCTTATATAAAAATATCGAAGAAGTGCATTTAGCATTTGCCGATACACTTCATGGTATGGGGTGGCATGTTGCTACTTATCAAGATGATGCAGGCCTTTGCAATCGTTTGGATGTCTGTGACTTTTTCAAAAATGGTAAACCACGCAAAACTCCAGTTGTAAGTTTATCCTTCCAACCAGAAAATCAAACGCGCCCATTCGTCTGTAGGTGTCGAGATATCGAATTTACATCAACCTATGCACATCTTGATAACGCTGCGGAAATGTTCATTTCACTCGCGTATGCAGGATCTGATGATGATGCAGAGGTGAGTAATTGA
- the pgsA gene encoding CDP-diacylglycerol--glycerol-3-phosphate 3-phosphatidyltransferase gives MQFNIPTLLTLFRVILIPFFVLAFYLPFTWAPFVCALIFCIAAVTDWFDGFLARRWNQSTRFGAFLDPVADKVLVAIAMVLVTEHYHSWWVTLPAATMIAREIIISALREWMAELGKRSSVAVSWIGKVKTTSQMAALAWLLWRPNIWVEYAGIALFFVAAILTLWSMFQYLSAARGDLLDQ, from the coding sequence ATGCAATTTAATATCCCTACATTGCTCACGCTGTTTCGCGTCATTCTGATCCCATTCTTTGTATTGGCGTTTTACCTGCCATTCACCTGGGCACCTTTTGTCTGTGCGCTGATTTTCTGTATCGCGGCGGTCACTGACTGGTTTGACGGTTTTCTGGCGCGTCGCTGGAACCAGAGCACGCGTTTTGGCGCCTTTTTGGATCCGGTTGCCGATAAGGTGCTGGTGGCTATCGCGATGGTGCTGGTGACGGAACACTATCATAGCTGGTGGGTAACATTACCCGCCGCCACGATGATCGCGCGTGAAATCATTATTTCAGCTCTGCGTGAATGGATGGCTGAACTCGGCAAGCGCAGCAGCGTGGCAGTCTCCTGGATCGGTAAAGTGAAAACCACATCACAAATGGCGGCGTTAGCATGGCTGTTGTGGCGTCCGAATATTTGGGTTGAGTACGCCGGGATCGCACTTTTCTTTGTCGCCGCGATACTGACATTATGGTCAATGTTCCAGTATTTGAGCGCTGCACGTGGAGATTTGCTTGATCAGTGA
- a CDS encoding tyrosine-type recombinase/integrase yields MTVRKLPSGKWLCQCFPYGRDGKRIRKQFATKGEALSHERRLMNNAANQPVNDSAVTLSAFVERWYEMHGKTLSSGDERKVKLLAICERLGDPLASHFDKNTFAVYRERRLSGEWNQKGKKKLSEATVNREQSYLHAVFSEMKRLGEWEGDNPLSGIRQFKEGDQELAFLYEEEIDRLLAACDQSANKDLGIIVRICLATGARWSEAQDLKQSQILPGRLTFTQTKSKKNRTVPISQQLQAMLPKKRGALFSPAYEAFKAALARAGIELPKGQRTHVLRHTFASHFMMRGGNILVLQQILGHSTIMMTMRYAHFAPNHLDAAVALNPFDNRQEAK; encoded by the coding sequence TTGACCGTCCGAAAACTACCCTCCGGTAAATGGCTTTGTCAGTGCTTCCCTTACGGGCGTGATGGGAAACGCATACGTAAGCAATTTGCTACCAAAGGGGAGGCGCTCTCCCATGAGCGCCGTTTAATGAATAACGCTGCAAACCAGCCGGTAAACGACAGCGCTGTGACTCTTTCGGCATTCGTTGAACGCTGGTACGAGATGCATGGCAAAACGCTCTCATCTGGTGATGAAAGAAAGGTGAAATTACTGGCCATATGCGAACGTCTTGGTGATCCATTGGCTTCTCACTTTGATAAAAACACTTTCGCTGTATACCGGGAACGGCGTTTGAGTGGTGAATGGAATCAGAAAGGCAAGAAGAAGCTGAGTGAAGCGACAGTAAACCGCGAGCAGTCTTATCTGCATGCAGTATTCTCGGAAATGAAGCGGCTGGGGGAATGGGAAGGAGATAACCCGCTGTCTGGAATCAGGCAGTTCAAAGAAGGTGATCAGGAGCTGGCTTTTCTGTATGAGGAAGAAATTGACCGATTGCTTGCAGCATGCGACCAGTCCGCAAATAAAGATTTAGGGATTATCGTACGGATTTGTCTGGCGACCGGTGCACGATGGAGCGAGGCTCAAGACTTAAAGCAATCTCAAATCCTTCCTGGTCGTCTGACGTTTACGCAAACCAAAAGCAAGAAGAACCGCACAGTGCCAATTTCACAACAACTACAGGCGATGCTCCCTAAAAAGCGTGGTGCCCTCTTCTCACCCGCATACGAGGCTTTTAAGGCAGCTCTCGCACGCGCAGGTATAGAGCTACCCAAAGGACAGCGTACCCATGTACTACGTCATACATTCGCGAGTCACTTCATGATGCGAGGTGGGAATATTTTGGTGTTACAGCAAATTCTCGGGCACAGCACGATCATGATGACAATGAGGTATGCGCATTTTGCCCCAAACCACCTTGATGCTGCGGTAGCACTTAACCCGTTCGATAACCGCCAAGAGGCAAAATAG
- a CDS encoding helix-turn-helix domain-containing protein: MNFDSQCAIRLKNERKRLGFNQASIAELCGISREIWGKYERGAAVPGGNVLCSFALNGANVQFILTGQESGGVALTRDEHDLINHFRNAPLAIKAAVFAALTAGNSVSNSVNVSGNGNRVAGRDYNEKK, from the coding sequence ATGAACTTTGATTCTCAATGCGCTATCAGATTGAAAAATGAACGGAAAAGATTGGGCTTTAATCAAGCCTCCATTGCAGAACTTTGCGGTATATCCAGAGAAATTTGGGGGAAGTATGAGCGAGGCGCTGCCGTTCCCGGCGGCAATGTTTTGTGTTCCTTCGCCCTCAATGGGGCTAACGTCCAGTTCATTTTGACAGGGCAAGAATCTGGTGGTGTTGCACTAACACGGGACGAGCATGATCTAATTAATCATTTCAGAAACGCCCCATTAGCCATCAAAGCTGCTGTATTTGCAGCCTTAACGGCTGGCAACTCCGTCTCAAACTCAGTCAATGTGTCAGGAAATGGCAACCGAGTGGCTGGCAGGGATTACAACGAAAAAAAATAA